DNA from Lineus longissimus chromosome 7, tnLinLong1.2, whole genome shotgun sequence:
CACTGCACCAGGTGGTATTTGATTTTTGAACACTTGCTGTGAATGTTGGGTGGATATAAGTTGGAATCTTTGTTGATTTGGTCCTCCAGAACTCGACTGCGTCTGTGGAATCGCAAGCAACTGGATCGGCATCACCTGCTGGTAACCCTGTGTGTTCACCGGGATGTTTGGGTTGCCAGCACCGCTCGCTGTAATGCTTGTTAGATTCGGCGCGCTGTTTGGCACCTGGATCGGGCCAACACTGACGCCAGTAGCTGGAGCCTGTGTCACTCCCGGCATCGCCTGGATCAATGTCCCAGGAGCCTGGCCCCTGACCCCCTGGACATTTGTATTGGTGACAGGTTGCGATATGACTGGACTCCGGGGAACCTGCAGCGGCTGTGAAATCACGGGGCTCCTCGGGGGATGTGGCATCAAGTTCATATTTGGACTCCTCACAGACTTGGTCACAACCGGGATATTTAAAGTTGGTATTGTCAGTGGAGTGGGCACAGGCCTCCTGTTGGGACCCTCCCCAGGATTTCTATTATTGGCCATTTTGGTGGGCCTCGTAAATATCAACTGAATTGGCAAGGTTGTCGACTTTATAATGGTCGTACACCGATCGATCGTAGATATTGTGAAGATCACATATCTCTCATTAGGGCCTTGAAGGATTTCAGACCTGAAAATATAGAAATGAACAAAACATTAGCTTGGAAATTGGTGTGGCTATTCTCAAAGTCTTTGGAGACCCACCAGAGCGGTGATAATTccttaatttcaatcaaaataacATCTCCAACAGATCTGAAAGGCAGATTGACACATTATTATTAGCCGCCTCAAAAGCCACGATTAAATACAACACTACATCAATAGATAAGCACCAGGCAAATATTGGCTGATTAGAACACAATAGCCATGACTATTCAGAGTACCCTCCAGACACGTGGCGTGGCATGTTGCATTCTGATGGATGCAGCAGCATCTGTGCCCGCGGCACAATGAAGTAAGGAGATCAGATATCATCGGTCCTCCATTCACGGTCACTGAGAAAGAAAAATTCATTTTGGTTACAATCAACTAAAGGAcggtcaaaatgaatgaatgagcATCGCAATTTGAGTGGGTGAAGCCACACCAGattatttttcagatattttgataataaaacCGTCATCAAATACCACTAGGCCCTGCTAACAGATTGTACATTTAGTTTTTAATGCATGCCACAGAATTGACGCAATGCCGCGATAAATCATGTTCATTGAATCAACATTATACCACAattgatatcattattattgaaCATAACGATCCTTTCAACAAAAGCTCGGCAGATATTCTCATGGCTCAATCCATGCAATCAATCCCTCCCCTGCTGTCATATGCTTTAGAAAGGTCCACAGACAAGGTGTCTGATTTTTTATCTCAGCCATAATCATGAGTCATTTAAAAAATTTCCATACTCTTTTAAAATTCTAAACTGGGACATGACATAGCCAGCTAAGAAACTTTGCACAAATCAATGTCATGTGTGTCCTTCATGTCCTAGAAATTTAGTTGGAGTATTGATTGAAATGAACAGTAAACAAAACTTGTTTTAGGTCTGCACGGTTTGGTATTCCAACCAAAACTTATTTAACAAGTCAATGTCCCAAGTCTATTCTACTAAGCCGAAACTTTCTCAAAAATCTCCAAGTCTGAGACAAAAGAGGTTTTCTGACTATTCACACTACAAATGCCCTTCACCTTGTTACATGACATGATACATTAACAGCTGCACACTCCTACAGTGAAAATGACTTATATCAACTTGAAAGAAATATTATGAAATAAAACTAACTCTATGTCACAGTGACTAAAATTGATCGATTGTGGGATTTAGCTAATTTGATTGCATCAATGGCGCTATCAAGCTATTCAGAAAACGCCACTCCCGATAAAAATTGCCTGCAAGAAGATGGGGAACATCATGTTACTATGGCAACACGGATGAACCACCAGTGACTTCTATTCTAATGGTAAGTGAAATGAATGCAACAAGTGGGTGATTAATTTCGTTGTAACTCATTGCTGAATCAACAAATGAAAGATTTTGGTCAACGCGATGTTGAAATGTGCTAGTGTTTGCAGTTTagataaatattttttaaaatagcaagattttcatttttgtgagaAAGATTTCCCATTTTGTCAATCTATGACGACTAGTCTTTATACTGAAAACCCACACATTCTACAATGATTTCTGTGCCTTTTCTTTTTTGGGGGTTCACAGATAATCACGAAAATATATGACTGCAAAAAGgaaaatctaattgaaattACAAGTTATAGTTGCGGTGTTGTCAAAATGCCGAATTAAAAGCGTGCAAAAGTTGAGATATTTAGAAGATTCGATAGTGACACACCTGGAATGCTTTAGAAAGATCTGCAATCACGACTGTTTGTTTCGAACTCAAGTTGTCAAAAAACGTGGAGGTTTTCAAAAGTGGTCATGACCTAATTTAGGTCAACCTCAAGCAAAGGCTTATTTTGAAACATATTTTACAATCAAAGACAATATTTAAAAAGTCAGGCAGGACTGACAATACATGCCATAATGGAAGAGCTTCATGCATGTCTCAATATTTTTTAGTTAGTTGACTAATCAAATAATACaccagactacatgtatatgcacacAGTCACAATATTACATCTAAAATGATAGCACACATATCAAACATATAAACATGTTGGGTTGTAAATAAAATGCTTAGTAATTGACCTTCCACTGTGGCACATTCATATCTATACTCAATAATCCACAGTTCACATAACAAAAGTGAAACCTCAACACTAGCCTCTTGATGACAACAATGAACTCTTTTGACAGAGTAACTATATATTCAATGTTGTCTAAGAACATGTATGTTATGTAGTCACATTCTTTGTTTGATGTCACAACAATGAATGTTCATCTCAGTAGTTTGTAGTCCAGTTTTAGTCACATTATTACCGGTAGTGTCTTAGTTTTTAGTCACATCATACATTCGTTATACGTAGTCTTAATATCTTGGAGTCACACTGACACCGAACGCCGTCTTCTTCATCTGACATTGTCTTACTCCTTTTCACATTCAATGTTCGTTGTCTTAGTTTGTAGTCATATTTAGCGTTGTCTTTGccagaagtaggcctacttgcaaTCAAATTAGTGGTTTTTAAATCTTTTGATTTGGAATGCAGTCTTGCCATCACAATCTTCCTTTCCACCCCAAGCTTAAGCCTTAGGGCTGGCCTTTTATTGGTATCGCATGAGTTGCATGGTGCGAGGGAGGAGCATGCGAGTGACATGGTATGCAAAGGGTATCCAACTCCATCGAGTTAGTTTTTTCCCATCATTCTGTTCAAATTATCTTTTTATGCCCAACTCTAACGATAGAACATAACAAACCAACACAAATACTATTCTTATCATCTCATGTGCAGTGTAACATGTACGGGTATTGAGGTAAGACCTCATTACATTAGCATATGCATTGAGCAATGACTGACGTCATCATTGGAAACGGACGAAGTGATCGTTTTGAGGTCACCACTCTAGAGCAAAAGAAAAACATCGTAATCTCAAAGAAATCAAAAACCAATAACAGCACGTAAAAATATATGTTCTAAATGACAGTTTGAAAGTATTTTTGGAGAACGAAAACAGTTTTAAAGCAAAGAAATCGGCGACCAAAATGAGCGATTTCATAGCTCGACGCCAATCAACCCACTGCGTGCTTGAATCGTGCGAGGCTGATTATCATATTCGACGAGAAATTACTTTACAAAGAAAACACCTTTATCGGAAAGTACAAAAGACGTGTCCAACGCCAAAGTATAGTTGGGGTATCCAATTAACGTATCTAGATTTTTTCTCGGGGTGTTTTAGGTCAGTATTTTTGTATCCAGCTGGAGAAAACGCAAGTCGAAAAACCCGATTGCGATGTTGCGTTGACGATGAAGTTGCGAAGTTTGGAGCAGTTCCAGGTGCGTCAGAAAAACACGTCTTGTTCACCcacaaaatagaaaagaaaCGCTTAGGAAATGGGTTCATACCTTACTAGATGTTTTCATCTTGCATGATATAAAAAGAAAAAGTTACCTTAATGGCgttatttttcataatttgtaTTTCAAAAGTCGTCGAAATTTCGTCAATCGCAAAATTTCAAGATGGCACCAGGTGCTATGCGCATGCGCTCATATATTGCCAAATATTTCTGCAAAGATAGCACTCAGgatcagaaagaaaaaaactcCCTTAACATTTTACACCTTGCAATCGAAACCAACTCTGATTTATTTATCCATATCTTAGAATCTAATTTGCTTTAAACTTAAAGCCGGTATCAACAATGCGCATACTCAGTAGCTCCGCACTGAATAAGATGACAGTGCTTCCTGTATTTTTGgcaacaaaaatgtgttttttgttCCTCTAAAACTATCAACTTATGGCTTTGATCGCGATCGAGTTTATTCAGAAACATGTGTGATAGAATGTCTTACATTGGTGCTAAAATTGTTTCATGACTTAGCTCCGATTTGTGTCCGTAAAGGAGCATTTTAGATGGGGTCTGCCAACTCCATAAATTCCACTGTGAAAGCAAATGACAGTTTTCAAAATGACAGCAGTCTCAACTCTACCTCCCCAAATGGGGAGCTTCATTGTGCTACTGGAGATTTGTTAGGTCCTCTTGGACTCTTTGTGCAAGGACTACTCGCTTTTGTAGCTTTTTGCTCACTTATTGGTAAGGGTCTTGCCACCGATACCGTTTCATAGCCCAGGCTGCAGGCATAgggcataggcctactcctCATGCTCAGTCCTGCCAGTCTGTTTTGGACTTGGTTTGGTACGTCGCATGAATTGAATGATGGGCACTTCCAGGGCCAGGCTAAGCATGACCAAGAATGAACCAGCCGCTGGTCGTGTAAAATTCCCTTTAACCTTTTCCACAGGCATCTTGAAAGTTTACCATCTGAGTTTACTCAGtgtctgtcagtgtcactgtcagtgagaTGAGGGTTTCAAATTTGTAATTCCTGGATTCTATTCTTTTTTCTTACAGTTAAACGGTTTTGTGAACCGAAGCCCTCAAGACGCCCATGGAGGATATGGTGAGCATTTCTAATTTTCACAAATACTTTTTCGTTTTACTTgtatatgaaaaaaatcagtttttaataaggacacccttgagagAGACTTACAAGTgatgtccctaatagagaggttttctgattagagaggtcagatttaatgaaaaaaaccaATATGggttcaaaactagtgtccttaaaagagagggtgtggtgtccttaacagagaggtgtccgctaagagaggttcaactATACATTGTTTTTCTTTCCAGGTTTTATGACACATCCAAGCAGGCCCTCGGGGCAGCTGTGATACATTTCGCCAATGTTTTCCTTGCCGATGTATTCCAGGGAGACCCATGCACATGGTAGGTAGCGCCAGGTATCAATTTTGCTAAAATTTGAGGAGCGGCTGAGGTCAAGTGGCTGGGACTCTCGACTAGTAGTCAAGAGGTGCCTAATGTTATCCACACATTTGACATAAACAACCAGCATTAATCTCATTCTCTGTGCCGACAATTGGAAAACCTTCACTGTTCAATATTCAAGGTAATAAGATCACCGAACATCTGTTGCCAGTTTTATTCATAATTTGCAGAGCTATGTATCACGATCAATTAAAATGACATCTGACACAATGCCATTTGTATTGGGACACTCTttccgttgccatggtaacactTTGATAATGGAGTGGAAGATGTCAATTTTCTGATGGATCGATCAGAAGAATGTCGTCTGGTAATCTTATGAGAAGATCAATGCAATAATAGTGTGATATTGTCTTTATCACACTAGAGCAAGTTCGTATGcctgataactgcactacagcctatagtgtaaaactgcatttctatttacctggaccaccagtaattacaaatggTGTACCCCTTTTAACAAAAAAGAGTATTTGAAGTGTGATCATTTAACAATTCTGTTTAATAGGTATGTTGTGAGTTTCCTACTGGACTCGACCATCGGCCTCCTTGTGATTTATATCGGGCTGAAAATCGCTCAGCTCGTCGTCCTCAAGAAAGGCTATGATACGCTCAGGTTTGGAGAATATGGTGAGTGAATCAATTGGGCACAAGTTGCAAATTACCCGTCATGTGGGCAGGTTGAAGTGGGCTATTGTAGTACTATACTTATAAGTACTAAATCCCATACGTCATGCTTAGGTGAAGTTTCGCTGAACCAAGTTTCGAGGTTGGTCATCATGTCATGGGCTATTGAGTACCAAAGATTCCCTAGTCACCCTCTTAATATTCTATCAATATCACTCTCTGCCACAGATGCTGCAACGATTACTGCAGGTCACAGTGATAGaaaataatatttcattttgcCTAGAGCGTTGCAGAATTAATCGGTTACTTCCAGGTTCTCCACCACAGTGTAATGCCTGGATAGGACAGTGTGCTCTATACATTCTCGT
Protein-coding regions in this window:
- the LOC135491732 gene encoding store-operated calcium entry regulator STIMATE-like yields the protein MGSANSINSTVKANDSFQNDSSLNSTSPNGELHCATGDLLGPLGLFVQGLLAFVAFCSLIVKRFCEPKPSRRPWRIWFYDTSKQALGAAVIHFANVFLADVFQGDPCTWYVVSFLLDSTIGLLVIYIGLKIAQLVVLKKGYDTLRFGEYGSPPQCNAWIGQCALYILVMIIEKILMTCLVQFNFWKEVRNFMMSPIKDPHLELIIVMFIVPLIVNAIIFWVVDNFLMRKGRGVTRSMSNGDSIRYHKAADKVKYYPRSGSAEADDSDSDVLLSLDEDQGANSSDRYHLLANSSAVS